In a single window of the Pseudogemmatithrix spongiicola genome:
- a CDS encoding chemotaxis protein CheD has translation MSVQHVRIAHLAVATGQGRLVAVGLGSCVVVTLYDRARRIGGMAHILLPDPQLARDGSNPARFATTAVPLLRDAVVAAGARGPFEAKLVGGAALFGSLLGSGGQQMGERNIAAARRALVALGIPIAASETGGASGRTAEFEVATGALEVRSVRGGSRVL, from the coding sequence GTGAGCGTCCAGCACGTGCGCATCGCGCACCTCGCGGTGGCGACGGGGCAGGGACGCCTCGTCGCGGTCGGGCTGGGCTCGTGTGTGGTCGTCACGCTGTACGATCGCGCGCGGCGCATCGGCGGCATGGCGCACATCCTGTTGCCGGATCCGCAGCTCGCGCGCGATGGCTCGAATCCCGCGCGCTTCGCGACGACGGCGGTACCGCTGCTGCGCGACGCCGTGGTGGCGGCCGGCGCGCGCGGACCGTTCGAGGCCAAGCTGGTGGGCGGCGCCGCGCTCTTCGGATCGCTGCTCGGCAGCGGCGGGCAGCAGATGGGTGAGCGCAACATCGCGGCGGCGCGGCGGGCGCTGGTGGCGCTGGGCATTCCGATCGCGGCGAGCGAGACGGGCGGCGCGAGCGGGCGCACGGCGGAGTTCGAGGTGGCGACGGGTGCGCTCGAGGTGCGCAGCGTGCGCGGAGGCAGCCGTGTCCTCTGA
- the cheB gene encoding chemotaxis-specific protein-glutamate methyltransferase CheB, with protein MSSDRRVLVVDDSALLGAVVAGLIEGFGGFKVVGTARDGVEALRLVHALDPDIVTLDIEMPGVDGLHALGYIMSECPRPVVMVSGATRRGAVDLTIRAFELGAVEFVRKPDERSHDGWVSVAPRLRDALRAASSANMGLPLLVRPRVPGVKAPRRLHAATEVVVIAASTGGPRALAELVPGLDPALDAAVVIAQHMPAGFTAGLARRLDQLSPLPVREAQSGEPLLAGTVYVAPGGRHLVLEREEGGARLSLRDEPAEHGVRPAADPLFRSAAAVFGPRALGVVLTGMGRDGSEGLQAIVRAGGRGLVQDRATSAVYGMPAQAKATVPADAELPLGAMAAAIGRLVHEIRGTRA; from the coding sequence GTGTCCTCTGACCGTCGCGTGCTGGTGGTCGATGACTCGGCCCTGCTCGGCGCGGTGGTCGCGGGGCTCATCGAGGGATTCGGTGGCTTCAAGGTGGTCGGCACGGCGCGCGACGGCGTGGAAGCGCTGCGACTGGTGCACGCGCTGGATCCCGACATCGTGACGCTGGACATCGAGATGCCGGGCGTGGATGGCCTGCATGCGCTGGGCTACATCATGAGCGAATGCCCGCGGCCGGTCGTGATGGTGAGCGGTGCGACGCGCCGCGGAGCCGTGGACCTGACGATTCGCGCCTTCGAGCTCGGCGCGGTGGAGTTCGTGCGCAAGCCCGACGAGCGCTCCCACGACGGCTGGGTGAGCGTGGCGCCGCGGCTGCGCGATGCCCTGCGCGCCGCGTCGAGCGCGAACATGGGATTGCCGCTCCTGGTGCGCCCGCGCGTGCCCGGGGTGAAGGCGCCGCGTCGCTTGCACGCGGCGACGGAAGTCGTGGTGATCGCGGCGAGCACCGGCGGGCCGCGTGCGCTTGCGGAGTTGGTGCCGGGGCTGGATCCCGCGCTCGACGCGGCGGTGGTGATCGCGCAGCACATGCCGGCGGGCTTCACCGCGGGGCTGGCCCGCCGACTCGATCAACTTTCGCCGCTGCCGGTGCGGGAAGCGCAGTCGGGCGAGCCGCTGTTGGCGGGCACGGTGTACGTCGCGCCGGGCGGACGGCACTTGGTGCTGGAGCGCGAGGAGGGCGGCGCGCGGCTGTCGTTGCGCGACGAGCCAGCCGAACACGGCGTGCGACCGGCCGCGGATCCGTTGTTCCGCTCGGCGGCGGCCGTGTTCGGTCCGCGCGCACTCGGCGTGGTGCTCACGGGCATGGGGCGCGACGGCAGCGAGGGCCTGCAAGCGATCGTCCGGGCGGGCGGGCGCGGGCTCGTGCAGGATCGGGCCACGAGCGCGGTCTACGGCATGCCGGCGCAGGCGAAGGCGACGGTGCCCGCGGACGCCGAGCTGCCGTTGGGCGCCATGGCGGCGGCGATCGGCCGCCTGGTGCATGAGATACGGGGGACCCGCGCGTGA
- a CDS encoding tetratricopeptide repeat protein, with translation MTVRLHLRPLAAAAALLAVATASADAQANRRPPRPDTPFLTVQVFRSADKLAGPQASDALRDELIRTYPGPVLWVIEKERLIELLEQSGYPSNEQLARSDENALAKFQRADEYIRGAVTQEADGQWRVDAELVLTRDLTLVQPLEPARGNRPDRAARALLRSLNAARDQLPFEKRCRDHAMNQRYPQALAEVDKAIADYPRATLVRYCKMGVLVQQNASNADKIAIAEEILAIDPNSRNALAVAADAYQAESNTEKANEYLVRLLAAEPNNASLAQRVVDALAASGQYDVAKRIVEQAVQNNPGDLGLLRLRFLILAASGDFKPAIASGEELVQLDTAAGDIQFWTRLSALYISDSNTAGALSAATRGTTKFPRDAQLWQIRAQAERNTGDVPASINSAKRALEINPFQPNGWLQVAQAYMGLQQNDSALVALHQSTVAGDGADPIATLISSIGNSLRVRGDSLKASDVPMSIDLLRQAQALMNRADSVAMLADEVGPADARRPRAPAAPETKARVKFLVGVTNVQLGFVLAQNAGPERSCDMAKEADAAFVNAMIALPQGAAFNQQTAVQLLQSIPEMQAYVTQITPQLCKP, from the coding sequence GTGACGGTTCGGCTCCATCTCCGTCCCCTTGCCGCTGCGGCGGCGCTTCTTGCGGTTGCGACCGCCTCGGCTGACGCCCAGGCGAATCGCCGCCCGCCGCGGCCAGACACGCCCTTCCTGACCGTGCAGGTCTTCCGCTCGGCCGACAAGCTGGCCGGGCCCCAGGCCTCGGACGCGCTGCGCGACGAGCTCATCCGGACCTACCCGGGCCCGGTGCTGTGGGTGATCGAGAAGGAGCGCCTGATCGAGCTCCTGGAGCAGTCGGGCTACCCGTCCAACGAGCAGCTCGCCCGTTCTGATGAGAACGCGCTCGCCAAGTTCCAGCGCGCCGACGAGTACATCCGCGGCGCCGTGACGCAGGAGGCCGACGGCCAGTGGCGGGTGGATGCGGAGCTCGTGCTCACCCGTGACCTGACCCTCGTGCAGCCGCTCGAGCCGGCCCGCGGCAACCGTCCGGACCGCGCGGCCCGCGCGCTCCTGCGGTCGCTGAACGCGGCGCGCGACCAGCTGCCGTTCGAGAAGCGCTGCCGCGACCACGCGATGAACCAGCGCTATCCGCAGGCGCTGGCCGAGGTGGACAAGGCCATCGCCGACTACCCGCGCGCGACGCTGGTCCGCTACTGCAAGATGGGCGTGCTGGTGCAGCAGAACGCCTCGAACGCGGACAAGATCGCCATCGCCGAGGAGATCCTCGCGATCGATCCGAACTCGCGGAACGCGCTGGCCGTCGCGGCCGACGCCTACCAGGCCGAGAGCAACACCGAGAAGGCGAACGAGTACCTCGTGCGTCTCCTGGCCGCCGAGCCGAACAACGCCTCGCTGGCCCAGCGCGTGGTGGACGCCCTCGCGGCCAGCGGCCAGTACGACGTGGCCAAGCGCATCGTGGAGCAGGCCGTGCAGAACAACCCGGGCGACCTCGGGCTGCTGCGCCTGCGCTTCCTGATCCTCGCGGCCTCGGGCGATTTCAAGCCGGCTATCGCGTCGGGTGAAGAGCTCGTGCAGCTCGACACGGCCGCGGGCGACATCCAGTTCTGGACGCGCCTCTCGGCGCTGTACATCTCGGACTCGAACACGGCGGGTGCGCTGAGCGCGGCGACGCGCGGCACCACCAAGTTCCCGCGCGACGCCCAGCTCTGGCAGATCCGCGCCCAGGCGGAGCGCAACACGGGTGACGTGCCGGCCTCGATCAACTCGGCCAAGCGCGCCCTCGAGATCAACCCCTTCCAGCCGAACGGCTGGCTGCAGGTGGCGCAGGCGTACATGGGCCTGCAGCAGAACGACAGTGCGCTGGTGGCGTTGCACCAGTCGACGGTGGCCGGTGACGGCGCGGACCCGATCGCCACGCTCATCTCGAGCATCGGCAACAGCCTGCGTGTGCGGGGCGACTCGCTGAAGGCGTCGGACGTGCCGATGAGCATCGACCTCCTGCGGCAGGCCCAAGCCCTCATGAACCGCGCGGACAGCGTGGCGATGTTGGCCGACGAAGTCGGACCGGCGGATGCCCGTCGCCCGCGTGCACCGGCCGCGCCCGAGACCAAGGCGCGCGTGAAGTTCCTGGTCGGCGTCACGAACGTGCAGCTGGGCTTCGTGCTGGCGCAGAACGCCGGTCCGGAGCGCAGCTGCGACATGGCCAAGGAAGCCGACGCGGCCTTCGTCAACGCGATGATTGCGCTCCCACAGGGTGCCGCGTTCAACCAGCAGACGGCGGTCCAGCTGCTCCAGTCGATCCCGGAGATGCAGGCCTACGTCACGCAGATTACCCCGCAGCTCTGCAAGCCGTAG
- a CDS encoding tetratricopeptide repeat protein, whose amino-acid sequence MADETPASFRAQYATIDAKLDAGVAGADRAQVKAEIVGLFKTLEAQIAELSQLKDDIKLLVDKWKAQQAATGVQAPEFQGEKPVVHADHIGASTFIEKGWSRLSLGDYEGAEKALLKAIELSPGDPQSEALLGWAQMLQEKYDDALMNFQKVLMREPANALARINVGYICLKKQIFGEAIEHLSKAIRLDNDRKATLYAHFYLGLVYLEREMYEDAQTFFQKTLNLGPNLIEAYYELGRAFWFNEEREEARATWAKGHATNKFNPWGKKCAETLALVDSGGELTRG is encoded by the coding sequence ATGGCCGATGAGACGCCGGCGTCCTTCCGCGCGCAGTACGCCACGATCGATGCCAAGCTCGACGCCGGCGTCGCCGGCGCCGACCGCGCGCAGGTGAAGGCCGAGATCGTCGGCCTCTTCAAGACGCTCGAGGCGCAGATCGCCGAGCTGTCGCAGCTCAAGGACGACATCAAGCTCCTCGTGGACAAGTGGAAGGCGCAGCAGGCCGCAACTGGTGTGCAGGCGCCGGAGTTCCAAGGCGAGAAGCCGGTCGTGCACGCCGACCACATCGGCGCGAGCACCTTCATCGAGAAGGGCTGGAGCCGCCTCTCGCTCGGGGACTACGAAGGCGCGGAGAAGGCGCTGCTCAAGGCCATCGAGCTCTCGCCGGGCGATCCGCAGAGCGAGGCGCTGCTCGGCTGGGCGCAGATGCTGCAGGAGAAGTACGACGACGCGCTGATGAACTTCCAGAAGGTGCTCATGCGCGAGCCGGCGAACGCGCTGGCGCGCATCAACGTCGGCTACATCTGCCTCAAGAAGCAGATCTTCGGCGAGGCGATCGAGCATCTCTCGAAGGCGATCCGCCTCGATAACGACCGCAAGGCGACGCTCTACGCGCACTTCTACCTCGGGCTCGTGTACCTCGAGCGCGAGATGTACGAGGACGCCCAGACGTTCTTCCAGAAGACGCTGAACCTCGGGCCGAACCTGATCGAGGCGTATTACGAGCTCGGGCGCGCGTTCTGGTTCAATGAAGAGCGCGAGGAGGCCCGCGCGACCTGGGCGAAGGGTCACGCGACGAACAAGTTCAATCCCTGGGGCAAGAAGTGCGCGGAGACGCTCGCGCTGGTCGATAGCGGCGGCGAGCTGACGCGCGGGTGA
- a CDS encoding UDP-N-acetylmuramoyl-L-alanyl-D-glutamate--2,6-diaminopimelate ligase yields the protein MTVVATDTLRDALTRAGLLVEVRGTLPESVTAITDDSRRAEPGACFVAVRGAQRDGHDYLPQVQSAGAAMAIVAADARTALPALAVRDTRAAAAAAAAAFYGEPALALQLVGVTGTNGKTTTVNLLRHLLDAPDAPAASIGTLGVLLGDGTPFPGGSGLTTPGPIELQRLLRALVDAGVRRIAMEVSSHALDQQRVGGLSFAAAVFTNLTRDHLDYHGTMEAYFAAKAKLVDLVAADGAIVSNADDRWWDGLPATRRVVRFGLASGADVRAEDVRYTPRGSAWLLRHGQASRPVVLPLIGDFNVANALAAAAAALAVGVPFETIAMKLTTAPQVPGRLELLAEGPTVLRDYAHTPDALQRALAALRPFTPGRLICVFGCGGDRDRGKRPLMALAARDGADHVVVTSDNPRTEDPERILDDVCAPLAAGTYDRIEDRRAAIAHAMQLADPARDVVLLAGKGHETYQIRGTTSYPFDEAAIVRELLPTLRRTPP from the coding sequence ATGACGGTGGTCGCGACCGACACGCTTCGCGACGCACTGACGCGCGCGGGCCTGCTGGTCGAAGTGCGGGGGACGCTGCCCGAATCCGTCACGGCCATCACGGACGACAGCCGTCGTGCGGAGCCCGGCGCTTGCTTCGTGGCCGTGCGCGGCGCGCAGCGCGACGGGCACGACTATCTGCCGCAGGTGCAGTCCGCGGGAGCGGCGATGGCGATCGTCGCCGCGGACGCGCGCACCGCGCTGCCGGCGCTGGCCGTGCGCGACACACGCGCTGCTGCAGCGGCGGCTGCGGCGGCATTCTACGGTGAGCCGGCGCTGGCGCTGCAGTTGGTCGGCGTCACGGGCACGAACGGCAAGACGACGACGGTCAACCTGCTGCGCCACCTCCTCGATGCGCCGGACGCGCCTGCGGCGAGCATCGGCACGCTCGGCGTACTGCTCGGCGACGGCACCCCGTTTCCCGGCGGCTCTGGCCTCACCACGCCGGGCCCGATCGAGCTGCAGCGCCTGCTGCGCGCGCTCGTGGACGCCGGCGTGCGGCGGATCGCCATGGAAGTTAGCTCGCATGCGCTGGACCAGCAGCGTGTCGGCGGACTCAGCTTCGCGGCCGCCGTGTTCACCAACCTCACGCGCGATCACTTGGATTATCACGGCACGATGGAGGCCTACTTCGCGGCGAAGGCGAAGTTGGTGGATCTCGTGGCGGCGGACGGGGCCATTGTCAGCAACGCCGATGATCGCTGGTGGGATGGGCTGCCCGCCACGCGTCGTGTCGTACGCTTTGGCCTCGCCAGCGGCGCCGACGTCCGCGCCGAGGATGTGCGCTACACGCCGCGAGGCTCGGCGTGGTTGCTGCGGCACGGCCAAGCGTCGCGCCCCGTGGTGCTGCCGTTGATCGGGGATTTCAACGTCGCGAATGCCTTGGCGGCGGCCGCGGCGGCGCTCGCCGTCGGCGTGCCCTTCGAGACGATCGCCATGAAGCTCACGACGGCGCCGCAGGTGCCCGGACGCCTGGAGCTGCTCGCCGAAGGCCCGACCGTCCTGCGCGACTACGCGCACACGCCCGATGCCCTGCAGCGCGCCCTGGCGGCGTTGCGGCCGTTCACGCCGGGTCGCCTGATCTGCGTGTTCGGCTGCGGCGGCGATCGCGACCGCGGCAAGCGTCCGCTGATGGCCCTCGCGGCGCGCGACGGCGCGGACCACGTGGTGGTGACGAGCGACAATCCACGCACCGAGGATCCCGAGCGCATCTTGGACGACGTCTGCGCGCCGCTGGCCGCCGGGACCTACGACCGCATCGAAGACCGTCGCGCCGCCATCGCCCATGCGATGCAGCTCGCCGACCCCGCGCGCGACGTCGTGCTGCTCGCGGGCAAGGGCCACGAGACCTATCAGATCCGCGGGACCACCTCGTATCCGTTTGACGAAGCCGCTATCGTGCGGGAGTTGCTCCCCACGCTCCGCCGGACCCCTCCCTGA
- a CDS encoding chemotaxis protein CheW, whose amino-acid sequence MTSSAAPRRSLVTCRAAGELLALDVGSVERVLRYTVPRTLPNTAAWMRGVIAVGEQLVTVLDLRERLGLSAAAAHEGSRIVVLALSGGRIGFVVDAVDDVVAVDPAMIEAAPPVYRGLARAFVQGILRRDERLYLVLDADHLVTSQERLALGAAVEELQHGR is encoded by the coding sequence ATGACTTCATCCGCCGCCCCCCGTCGATCGCTGGTCACCTGCCGCGCTGCCGGCGAGCTGCTCGCGCTCGACGTGGGCAGCGTGGAGCGCGTGCTGCGCTACACCGTGCCGCGGACCCTGCCAAACACCGCCGCGTGGATGCGCGGCGTGATTGCGGTGGGCGAGCAGCTGGTGACCGTGCTCGACCTGCGGGAGCGGCTGGGGCTGTCGGCGGCGGCTGCGCATGAGGGCAGCCGCATCGTGGTGCTGGCGTTGTCGGGCGGGCGCATCGGCTTCGTCGTCGACGCGGTCGACGACGTCGTGGCGGTCGATCCCGCGATGATCGAAGCGGCGCCGCCGGTGTACCGCGGACTGGCCCGGGCCTTCGTGCAGGGCATCCTGCGGCGCGATGAGCGGCTCTATCTCGTGCTCGACGCGGACCACCTCGTGACATCACAGGAGCGGCTGGCGCTGGGCGCCGCCGTGGAGGAACTGCAGCATGGCCGATGA
- a CDS encoding peptidase MA family metallohydrolase, translating to MIAAFLAAALLGGAAQDTLPADAAVLVSGRFSVVHFARDARLAQSYLDAARSRDTFPGLPRPTAPVVILVAPDAETFRAWVGSGAPEWGAAIAFPALQRIVMQGRYGAAADGDPLVTLRHELAHLALHEALGPSPPRWFDEGYASYAAGEWGRDEVLVTSFGLVWRGIPTLAGLDSGFYEGAERAQRSYALAHRAVAELAALDPARGLGLLFGHWERAGTFERALRRAHGMSSADFEQYWKRRVRRQFGVLALAADLTVLTLVLTVLLGPMWWQRRQKLRRRLEQMREDDRRRDEAERASALAALLGESEGENDGRIKG from the coding sequence ATGATCGCCGCGTTCCTCGCCGCGGCGCTGCTCGGCGGGGCGGCGCAGGACACACTGCCAGCCGACGCGGCCGTGCTCGTATCGGGCCGCTTCAGCGTGGTGCACTTCGCGCGGGACGCGAGGCTGGCGCAGAGTTACCTCGACGCCGCCCGGAGCCGCGATACGTTCCCAGGCCTGCCCCGTCCGACCGCGCCGGTGGTGATCCTCGTGGCGCCCGACGCCGAGACGTTCCGGGCCTGGGTCGGGTCCGGCGCACCGGAGTGGGGGGCCGCCATCGCGTTTCCGGCGTTGCAGCGCATCGTGATGCAGGGCCGCTACGGCGCCGCTGCGGATGGCGATCCGCTCGTGACCCTGCGGCACGAACTGGCCCACCTCGCCCTGCACGAAGCCCTAGGCCCGTCGCCACCGCGGTGGTTCGACGAGGGGTACGCCTCGTACGCCGCGGGAGAGTGGGGGCGGGACGAAGTGTTGGTCACGAGTTTCGGCCTAGTCTGGCGCGGGATTCCGACCCTGGCCGGTCTGGATTCCGGATTCTACGAAGGGGCGGAGCGTGCCCAGCGATCGTACGCGCTGGCCCACCGGGCTGTCGCGGAACTGGCGGCCTTGGATCCCGCCCGGGGGCTGGGGCTGCTGTTCGGACACTGGGAACGCGCGGGCACGTTCGAGCGCGCGCTGCGGCGGGCGCACGGCATGAGTTCCGCCGATTTCGAGCAGTATTGGAAGCGTCGCGTTCGGCGACAGTTCGGCGTGCTCGCGCTCGCGGCGGACCTCACCGTCCTGACCCTCGTCCTGACGGTCTTGCTGGGGCCCATGTGGTGGCAGCGGCGCCAGAAACTGCGGCGGCGGCTCGAACAGATGCGCGAGGACGACCGGCGCCGGGACGAAGCGGAGCGGGCCAGCGCCCTCGCGGCCCTCTTGGGGGAGTCCGAGGGGGAAAATGACGGCCGGATTAAGGGTTAA
- a CDS encoding chemotaxis protein CheW, whose protein sequence is MTALGRVLLVRVGAERVALPLGAVRELVDAPTLLPVPMAPAAVRGQLALRGQHIPVLALDALLEIPPATAAPSTSCVVLVMAEEGYAVAVDDVIDVLEPGDRSRRPVPAGADRQGTIGALLHLGIELAALVDETALSRVAVATLRAESPV, encoded by the coding sequence GTGACGGCGCTCGGCCGCGTCTTGCTCGTGCGCGTCGGGGCGGAGCGCGTGGCGCTGCCGCTGGGCGCCGTACGCGAGTTGGTGGATGCCCCGACGCTGCTGCCCGTGCCGATGGCGCCGGCAGCGGTGCGGGGGCAGCTCGCCTTGCGTGGGCAGCACATCCCCGTGCTTGCGCTGGACGCGTTGCTGGAGATCCCGCCGGCGACCGCCGCGCCCAGCACATCCTGTGTGGTGCTGGTGATGGCCGAGGAGGGGTACGCCGTGGCGGTGGACGACGTCATCGACGTGCTCGAGCCCGGCGACCGCAGCCGCCGACCGGTGCCGGCGGGCGCAGACCGACAGGGGACGATCGGCGCGCTGCTGCACTTGGGCATCGAGCTCGCCGCGTTGGTGGATGAGACCGCGCTCTCACGCGTGGCGGTCGCTACTTTACGGGCAGAATCCCCCGTATGA
- a CDS encoding penicillin-binding transpeptidase domain-containing protein — MIKISRVGVVHGAFVCFAVALVGRAAWVQLGQADRWRDRARGQQVASAEVPAVRGAILDASGQVLVQSRAVVRLAVAPNELRKPQELAQILRRERVPESFVQRVLDPKRKWVELPGQYLSTDVADAMAMRGVHPTESIERVAPPTDGLRRLLGTLDARGNAVGGVEAALDSLLRGRPGSRALLRDGRGRRMESPEEQGSAPVNGHSVVLTLNQGLQDIAERALAQAVSQMDASGGDIVILDPHTGEIRALASRRAGAATTGATALTEPYEPGSTVKPFIAAALLERGRVRLQDSVPTYNGEWRNNGRTIRDVHKARAMSFAEVIQQSSNIGIVQFNERLSAREQYEALRDAGFGTTTGLPYPSESPGRLYPVTQWSGTSRASLAMGYELSVTPVQLAAAYAAFANGGVLIEPQLVREIRDPDGRAVWKAERRVVRRMMSEQTARGMRDLLRDVVAGGTATGADLNTFEVAGKSGTARRTSADGRGYAAGAYTASFVGLFPADDPQYVILVKIDNPTAGAYYGGRVAAPVSKVVLEAAIAARDAALNRTQLAEAPKRRTPDSGRRADSLRAVAAADAEAERAAPAYVVELGKEAEPAEAVVTTRAVPDVRGLPTRRAVRELHRAGFRVQLVQGGGVQPAPGTLLRSGSVVRLGNER; from the coding sequence GTGATCAAGATCAGCCGCGTCGGCGTCGTGCACGGCGCCTTCGTGTGCTTCGCGGTGGCGCTGGTCGGGCGTGCCGCATGGGTGCAGCTCGGGCAGGCGGACCGCTGGCGCGACCGCGCGCGCGGCCAGCAAGTCGCGAGCGCCGAGGTGCCGGCGGTGCGCGGCGCGATCCTCGATGCCTCCGGGCAGGTGCTGGTGCAGAGTCGCGCCGTGGTGCGCCTGGCCGTGGCGCCCAACGAACTGCGCAAGCCGCAGGAGCTGGCGCAGATCCTGCGCCGCGAGCGCGTGCCCGAATCCTTCGTGCAACGTGTGCTCGACCCAAAGCGCAAATGGGTGGAGCTGCCGGGGCAGTACCTGAGCACCGACGTCGCCGATGCGATGGCGATGCGCGGCGTGCACCCGACGGAATCGATCGAGCGCGTGGCGCCGCCGACGGACGGCCTGCGCCGCCTGCTCGGCACGCTCGATGCGCGCGGCAACGCCGTCGGCGGCGTGGAAGCGGCCCTCGACTCGCTGCTGCGCGGCCGCCCGGGAAGCCGGGCGCTGCTGCGCGACGGTCGCGGCCGGCGCATGGAGTCGCCGGAGGAGCAGGGCAGCGCGCCGGTGAACGGGCACAGCGTGGTACTTACGCTCAACCAAGGCTTGCAAGACATCGCCGAGCGGGCGCTGGCGCAGGCGGTCTCGCAGATGGATGCGAGCGGCGGCGACATCGTCATCCTCGATCCGCATACTGGCGAGATCCGCGCGCTGGCCAGCCGGCGTGCCGGCGCCGCCACGACGGGAGCGACGGCGCTCACGGAGCCCTATGAACCGGGCTCCACGGTGAAGCCGTTCATCGCGGCGGCACTGCTCGAGCGCGGTCGTGTGCGCCTGCAGGATTCCGTGCCGACGTACAATGGCGAGTGGCGCAACAACGGCCGCACCATCCGCGACGTGCACAAGGCGCGCGCGATGAGCTTCGCCGAGGTGATCCAGCAGTCGTCGAATATCGGGATCGTGCAGTTCAACGAGCGCCTGAGCGCGCGCGAGCAATACGAGGCGCTGCGCGACGCGGGCTTCGGCACCACGACGGGATTGCCGTATCCCAGCGAGTCGCCGGGACGCTTGTATCCCGTGACGCAGTGGTCGGGCACGTCACGCGCCTCGCTGGCGATGGGCTACGAACTCTCGGTGACGCCGGTGCAGTTGGCCGCTGCATATGCGGCCTTCGCGAACGGCGGCGTGCTCATCGAGCCGCAGTTGGTGCGCGAGATCCGCGACCCCGATGGCCGCGCCGTCTGGAAGGCCGAGCGGCGCGTGGTGCGACGCATGATGAGCGAGCAGACGGCGCGCGGCATGCGCGACCTGCTGCGCGACGTGGTCGCCGGCGGCACGGCCACAGGCGCGGACCTCAACACCTTCGAGGTAGCGGGCAAGTCGGGTACGGCGCGGCGCACCTCCGCGGATGGCCGCGGCTACGCCGCGGGGGCGTACACGGCGAGCTTCGTGGGGTTGTTTCCCGCGGATGACCCGCAATACGTGATCCTCGTGAAGATCGACAACCCAACCGCCGGCGCGTACTACGGCGGTCGGGTGGCGGCGCCGGTGAGTAAGGTGGTGCTCGAGGCGGCCATCGCCGCACGCGATGCCGCCTTGAACCGCACGCAGTTGGCCGAGGCACCGAAGCGCCGCACGCCGGATTCGGGGCGCCGCGCCGACAGCCTGCGGGCCGTCGCGGCGGCCGACGCGGAGGCGGAGCGCGCCGCGCCGGCCTACGTGGTGGAGCTGGGCAAGGAGGCCGAACCCGCCGAAGCGGTGGTCACGACTCGCGCCGTGCCCGATGTGCGCGGGCTGCCCACGCGCCGCGCGGTGCGTGAACTGCACCGCGCCGGATTCCGTGTGCAGCTGGTGCAGGGCGGCGGCGTGCAGCCCGCGCCGGGCACGCTCCTCCGCTCGGGCTCCGTGGTGCGCCTGGGGAACGAGCGATGA
- the rsmH gene encoding 16S rRNA (cytosine(1402)-N(4))-methyltransferase RsmH — MTTSRTPPLGAHDSDWHAPVLVAEVCAALAECPHVLDGTLGGGGHSEALLQRGHRVTGLDRDASALAIARARLAAFERQGTFMPVQGNHDAIDDVAALAGERFDGILLDLGVSSRQLDDDARGFSFREGVTLDMRMDADAPMTAADWLNESDEAELAQVFKEAGDEPKARRLAKEIVHRRARRPFATSDDLVGAIRAVLGPRSGPADFARLFQAVRIAVNDELGGLSRGLVTLRERLRPGGVMAVIAYHSGEDRVVKHLFRDWSTACTCPPRQPICTCGGVALGDQVTRKPILAGDAEVAANPRARSAHLRVWRRAAAAPPAHGGR; from the coding sequence GTGACGACTTCCCGCACGCCGCCCCTCGGCGCCCACGACAGCGACTGGCACGCGCCCGTGCTGGTGGCCGAGGTCTGCGCCGCGCTGGCGGAGTGTCCGCACGTGCTCGACGGCACCTTGGGTGGCGGTGGGCACAGCGAAGCCCTGCTGCAGCGCGGGCATCGCGTGACGGGGCTCGATCGCGATGCCTCGGCGCTGGCGATCGCGCGGGCTCGGCTCGCGGCGTTCGAGCGGCAGGGGACGTTCATGCCGGTGCAGGGCAATCACGATGCCATCGACGACGTGGCGGCGCTGGCGGGCGAACGCTTCGATGGCATCCTGCTCGATCTCGGCGTGAGCTCGCGCCAGCTCGACGACGACGCGCGCGGCTTCTCGTTCCGCGAGGGCGTGACGCTCGACATGCGCATGGATGCCGATGCGCCGATGACCGCGGCCGACTGGCTCAACGAGAGCGACGAGGCCGAACTCGCGCAGGTGTTCAAGGAGGCGGGCGACGAGCCGAAGGCGCGACGTCTCGCCAAGGAGATCGTGCATCGGCGCGCACGGCGGCCGTTCGCGACGAGCGATGACTTGGTGGGCGCCATCCGCGCGGTGCTCGGCCCGCGCTCCGGGCCGGCGGACTTCGCGCGGCTTTTCCAAGCCGTCCGCATCGCGGTCAACGACGAACTCGGCGGCTTGTCGCGCGGCCTCGTGACGCTGCGCGAGCGCCTGCGTCCGGGCGGTGTGATGGCGGTGATTGCGTATCACTCGGGTGAGGATCGGGTCGTCAAGCATCTGTTCCGCGACTGGAGCACGGCCTGCACTTGCCCGCCGCGGCAGCCGATCTGCACCTGTGGCGGCGTGGCACTGGGGGACCAAGTGACGCGGAAGCCGATCCTGGCGGGCGACGCTGAGGTGGCGGCGAATCCGCGGGCGCGCAGCGCGCACCTGCGCGTGTGGCGGCGCGCGGCGGCGGCTCCCCCCGCACACGGAGGTCGCTGA